A single Anatilimnocola floriformis DNA region contains:
- a CDS encoding RbsD/FucU family protein, whose amino-acid sequence MLNHTLIHPDILGILGRAGHHSAILIADGNYPAASKRGPQAQVISLNLMPGVVNCTQVLEAILSAIPIEAAHTMQYETEGPYALKEDPPVWDSYRKTIAAAGSSLKLEPIEKWKFYDAVVTPDHVLTIQTADQQRYANLLLHVGVRM is encoded by the coding sequence ATGCTCAACCACACGCTCATTCACCCCGACATCCTCGGCATTCTCGGCCGGGCCGGCCATCACTCGGCGATCTTGATCGCCGACGGCAATTATCCCGCCGCTTCCAAGCGCGGACCGCAGGCGCAGGTGATTTCGCTCAACCTGATGCCCGGCGTGGTCAACTGCACGCAGGTGCTGGAAGCCATTTTGTCGGCGATTCCGATCGAAGCCGCCCATACCATGCAGTACGAAACCGAAGGGCCTTACGCGCTGAAGGAAGATCCGCCGGTGTGGGATTCGTATCGCAAAACCATCGCCGCGGCTGGTTCATCGCTGAAGCTCGAGCCGATCGAGAAGTGGAAATTCTACGACGCGGTCGTCACGCCCGATCACGTGCTGACCATTCAAACAGCAGATCAGCAGCGATATGCGAATCTGTTGCTGCATGTCGGGGTTAGGATGTGA
- a CDS encoding DUF7691 family protein, translated as MSYSTFLYAVDIDKLRAAVGSKDPELLERLREANSPSDEEDPPPPPYDYVADWQLRVTGEGEILFGGKATTIEKLPQLIKSLTGSLELFFETPSNDQHTAVMIVGNECYSQSGLREVIYRLETMAPDVLWSRSSSEDGSDRASFSADDKALDSLIASVPKNWKSRHGYALEVLSFVLGERLPDEDEIGDLELLQLHSPLATIRHPLALKAPDDFPYLSFLTAEEVVAEVQRLAGIELSFPADPDIENARHAYANCMKVAADSQRGVVSFYY; from the coding sequence GTGAGCTATTCGACTTTTCTCTACGCAGTCGACATCGATAAATTGCGGGCAGCGGTGGGCTCGAAGGATCCGGAATTACTGGAGCGTTTGCGAGAGGCAAACTCCCCGTCCGACGAGGAAGATCCGCCTCCACCACCCTACGACTATGTCGCCGACTGGCAATTGCGCGTAACGGGTGAAGGCGAGATCTTGTTCGGTGGCAAAGCAACAACGATCGAGAAATTGCCGCAACTCATCAAGTCGCTGACGGGCAGCCTCGAGTTGTTTTTCGAAACGCCGTCTAACGATCAACATACGGCGGTCATGATAGTGGGAAACGAGTGCTACTCGCAGTCTGGCTTGCGGGAAGTGATCTACCGTCTCGAAACGATGGCCCCCGATGTCCTGTGGTCACGAAGTTCGTCCGAGGATGGCTCGGACCGCGCCAGCTTTTCGGCCGACGATAAAGCGCTAGACTCGCTAATCGCTAGCGTGCCGAAGAACTGGAAATCGCGACATGGCTATGCGTTGGAGGTGCTCAGCTTTGTACTAGGCGAGCGTCTGCCAGACGAAGATGAGATTGGCGATTTAGAGCTGCTGCAACTCCATTCGCCGCTCGCGACGATTCGCCATCCGCTCGCGCTGAAAGCGCCCGACGATTTTCCGTACCTCAGCTTTTTAACAGCCGAAGAAGTTGTTGCTGAAGTGCAACGATTGGCTGGTATCGAACTAAGCTTTCCTGCGGATCCTGACATCGAGAACGCACGCCATGCTTACGCAAACTGCATGAAAGTCGCCGCCGATTCCCAGCGAGGAGTTGTG